The genomic window ACTTCAAATTAGCGGACTTAAAAACACGCAAATAGACGTCAACGGTAAAGTAAATAATTTGACCGATGTAAACAAGACATTCTTAGATCTAAACATCAAGAAAGTTTACCTTACCAAAGGCGATATTTTGGCTGTTGCACCTAAAAACACCATACCTGCAAGTATAGAATTACCAGATGTGATTGATGCAAATGGTAAATTTACGGGATCGATGACTGATTTTACTACCAATTTGAATGTAAGAACAGATATGGGTGGTGCTGTTTTAGCGGCTAAAATGAACGGACCAAAAGGCAGAGAAAAGTACAAAGCGAACATTAGTCTGAACAACTTTAATGTTGGAAGATTACTGAAACAACAACCTACTTTAGGGAGAATTTCGGCAAAAGCAGATGTGGCTGGTATTGGCCTAGATGCTAAAAAAATAAATGCAAAATTTAATGCAACGGTGTTAAGTGCTTACTACAATAAATACAATTATCGCAATTTGAAATTATCTGGCAATTATGCCAACCAAAAAGTGGCTATTAAAGGTAACATGCCAGATAGTAACGCTAATTTTGATTTAACAGCTAGCGCAGATTTAGCAGGAAAATATCCAGCGGTAAAAGCAAATTTGGCGCTTAAACAAGTTGACTTGCAGAAACTAAATTTTAGCACTACAGAATTTAAACTTGCTGGAAACATTAAGGCTAATATTAAAACTGCAGATGTTGATTACCTAAATGGTGATGTTTTTGCCACAGGTTTGCAACTCGTAAAAGAAGGCAAGAAATTCAATGTCGATACCATCCAATTGAATGCCGTTTCTACTGCTACAGCAAACAAATTGGTGTTAAAATCGGAATTAATTAGTGCCACTGTTGATGGCAAGTACCAACTAAGTAAAGTGGGAAATGCCATCATCAATCAGATCAATAAATATTATGAGTTTGGCGAGGTAACCAAAGTACCACCGCAGCGCATCCGTTTTACGGCAAACATTTACAACCCTAAGTTTTTGCAAGATTTTGTGCCTGCGTTAACGTCGTTTGCACCATCAAGAATTAATGGCTTAATTGATACAGAGAAAGACAGTTTATTGATGAATGCCGTTTTTCCGAAAATAACTTACAACGGCATTAACTTAGACAGCATTAAACTAAACGTAGGGAACGAAGCCAAAAAACTAGATTATAAGTTGTTTATCAATGGTATCCAAAATACTTCAATAGCCTTATTTAATACTGAAATTTCTGGTTCGGCGGCTGATAACAAATTAGACTTGAATGTTTTCTTACGTGACAGGCAACGTAAGGACAAATACGTAATTGCTGGTATTTTCCAATCGATAAATAAAGATTTCCGTTTCAATTTAGATCCAGAAAAGCTTTTATTAGATTATGAAAAATGGACGGTAGCACCAGAAAATTATATTCAATTTGGTAATTCTGGAATTTTAGCACATCAATTCAACATCAGCCAAGGTTCTCAATTATTGAGCATCAATAGTACTTCTGAAGAACCTAACTCGCCCTTAAAAGTAGCGTTTAAAGATTTCCAGATAGAAACCTTAATGAAGTTTGCAGAAACCGATACCACTTTAGTTGGTGGTGCAATTAACGGAACAGTAGACGTAAAAGATTTGGCTTCGAACCCAAAATTTGAAGCCAATCTAGCTATCAACAAGTTACGTTACCAAAAAGACGAATTAGGCGACTTAAAGGCATTAGTGAACAACAATACAGAGAATGCTTTTGAGGTTGATGTTAATTTAAGAGGTGTGCACGAATTGTCGGCAAAAGGTTTGTATTATACTTCGCCTCAAAGTAATTTGGATCTGAACGTAAATATCGAAAAAATTGACTTAACGCAAATCGAAAGTGTAAGTGCTGGGCAAATTAAGGAGGGCAAAGGAACAATTTCGGGTGCTTTTACCGTAAAAGGCGAGTTAACAAAACCCGAAATTTTAGGTGATTTGAAATTTAACGACGCCGGAATGCGAATTGCCTATATCAACTCTTATTTTACCATGCCAACCCAAGAAATTGCTTTTAACAACCAGGGCGTTCGTTTCAATAATTTCACATTGGTAGATTCTCTAGGTAAAAAAGCTACAGTAAACGGTACCATTAACACCAACAATTTCAGTAATGTAGGCTTTGGTTTAGATATTAGAACCAACAATTTTAGGGTAATGAACTCTACCGCCGCAGACAATGACATGATTTACGGAACGGTTTATTTGAGCAGTAATATTCGTGTACGAGGCGATTTAAACCAGCCCGATGTAAACATGAATGTTACCGTAGAAAAAGGAACTAAATTCTACTACGCTATGCCAGTAGATGATCCATCGGTTATTGACCAAGAAGGCATTGTACAGTTTATAGACGCCGATGCCCCACCGTTTAACGGGCAAAAAGATTTGAAAGCAGATAGCGTGAGTAAATCGCCAATTAAAGGGATTAATTTAGTGGCCGATATCAACGTTAATCCAGAAGCGGAGTTAAACGTGGTGGTAGACCCAGCCAACGGCGATATGCTAACCATTAAAGGCGATGCAGATTTGAACGCTACGATGGACCCGAGTGGAAAAATTAGCATGACCGGGCGCTACGAAGTGGTAGATGGTTCTTACAACTTGTCTGTAGGTCCGTTAGGTAAAAAGCCTTTTAAATTAGTTAAAGGAAGTACCCTAACATGGACCGGAGAACCAACCGAAGCTAATGTAAACCTAACGGCACTTTATGAAGTTAACGCGGCACCAATAGATTTGCTAAATGACCCATCATTAACTACAGCAAAAACTAAACTTCCTTTCCAAGTGTATTTGTACATGAAAGGCGAGTTGTTAAAACCTATTATTTCGTTTAAAATTGATTTACCAGAAAACGAGAGAGGAACTGCAGTTGGCAGCCAGGCTTACACCAAACTTCAAATCGTAAATAGAGACGAAAACGAACTGAACAAACAAGTGTTTGCCTTATTGGCATTAAATAGGTTTATCGCCAACAATCCGTTCCAAAGCTTAGCTGGTGGTGGTGGTGGCGTTTCTACCCTTGCCCGCTCTAGCGTAAGTAAATTACTAACCGAGCAGTTAAATAATTTGGCATCTGATTTAGTACAGGGCGTAGACTTAAACTTTGGTGTAAACTCATCAGAAGATTATTCTACAGGTAGTTTAGAACAAAAAACAGATTTAGAACTGGGCATTTCAAAAAAATTACTAAACGATAGGTTAACTGTAACTGTTGGCAGCTCGTTTGCTTTAGAAGGCCCACAGCAGGCTAACCAAAATGCAACCAACATAGCCGATAATGTAAACGTAGAATATGCGCTTTCTAGAGATGGGCGTTACAGATTACGGGCTTACAGACGTAACCAAACAGAAAGTGTGGTAGAAGGACAAATTATCGAAACAGGGCTAGGTTTTAGCTTAGTTGTTGACTATAATAGATTTAAAGAAATATTCCAAAAACGTAGAAAAAGAAACAATGTTGAACAAAGACCAAAAAATGAGAAAACTAATTAAAATTGGCGCTTTCATATTGGCATGTTCAGTTTTTGCCAATTGCAGCAACACCCGATACTTAAAACCAGGGCAAAACCTTTATAAAGGTGCCGAGGTAAAAATCAATCCAGATTCTTCTTCTAAAATTGACAATGCCAAGCAGGTAAAGTCGGAGTTAGAAGGCAAAACAAGACCTCGCCCAAATAAATCTTTTTTAGGCTTAAAACCTGCATTATTCATTTATAACTTAGCTGGCGAACCTAAAAAACCAAAGGGAATTAGGAATTGGCTACGCAACAAAGTTGGAGAACCGCCAGTATTAATGAGCGAGGTAAAACTCAAATACAACAATGATGTACTTAAAAGTTATTTGATTAGCCAGGGATATTTACAGGCTGAGGTTACGGCCGATACCGTGATTAAAAGACGCCGCGGAAAGGCAATTTATACCGCCAACACTGGCATTAGATATAAAATAAACCAAATAACTTTTCCACCAGATACTGGCGATTTAACACATGTGATTAACCAAAACAAGGATAAGACATTACTAAAATCTGGAGATTTTTATGATTTAGATACCTATAAAAACGAGCGGATAAGAATAGATAATGATTTGAAGGAAAGTGGTTATTTCTATTTCAGTCCCGAGCATTTGATTTTACAGGTAGATAGTACCATAGGTAAAAATCTAGTAAACGTAAATGTTCGTATTAAAAACACCACACCCGATGCCTCTTTAAAGCCTTACACCATCAAAAACATTAACATTTACCCCAGCTATAGCTTGCGCAGAGATAGCTTATTAAGAAAACTAGAACCTATAAAATACAACGATTTTAACATTTACGATGACAGAAACACCTACAGATCAAGAGTTTTCGACAGATTAGTTTTCTTTAAAAAAGGAGAGCGTTACAATAGAAAAGACCATAACCAATCGTTAAACCGAATGGTTAACTTAGGTGCTTTTAGAGATGTTAGGGCAGAATTTTTACCGATAGATAGTTTCAAAAACAATCAACTAGACCTCAATATTTATCTTACACCGCTAAAGAAAAACTCACTTACTTTCTCGGTATTGGGCACCAATAAATCAAACAATTTTATTGGATCAGAGCTAAAGATTACACAAACCACCAGAAATATATTCAGAGGTGCAGAGCAACTGGATGTAAGTGCCAGTGGAGGTTTCGAAACACAATATAGCGGGCAATCAAAAGGAATTAATTCTTATTCGTTAACTGGCGAAGCGAAATTAACCTTACCCAGATTTATTGTACCATTTTACAAACCAAAAAGCACCAATGCATTTACGCCAAAAACCATCGTTTCGTTAGGTTATCAATTGTTGAGCAGAGATACCGTTTATAAATTAAATTCATTTAAAGCACAGTATGGTTACAACTGGAAAGAAAATCAGTTTAAGGAACACAACTTTAACCCTGCTTCGGTAAATTTGGTTACTTCTAACAGAGACACTACATCACTTGGCTACAAAGACCTAATCAAGCAAAACCCAGGTTTACAATACACCTTAGAAAATCAATTTATTATTGGCAGTAACTACAACTTTACTTTTACCAACCAAATGCAAGACAAGCGCAGGCATAATTTGTATTTTTTTGGAGGATTAGAAACCAGTGGTAACGTTTGGGGCTTATTTACACCAAAAAACGCTGAAGGTAAACGAGAACTATTTGGCACAGCTTTAACCCAGTTTGTAAGGGTAGAAACCGATTTAAGAAATTACTACAAAGTAACCCCAACAGTAATTTGGGCCAATCGCTTAAATTTAGGTTATGGCTATGCCTACGGCGGTAGCAACTCCTTACCTTTTGTCCGTCAGTTTTTTGCAGGTGGAACGAATGACATTAGGGCATTTAGGGCAAGATCTTTAGGGCCAGGCACGTTTAAAGTGGCTGATGATGTGGTTTTTGCCGACCAAGGTGGCGATATTAAAATGATGCTTAATTCGGAACTGAGATTTAAACTCGTAAGTATTTTACATGGCGCAGCCTTTGTAGATGCGGGCAACGTTTGGTTGCGCAAAGAAGATCCAGATAGAATTGGTTCTGAGTTTAAGTTAAAAAATGCTTTAGATGAACTGGCTGTGGGCACCGGTGTAGGGTTAAGGGTAGATGCTACTATTTTTGTCATCCGCCTTGATGGCGCTTTCCCCATACGTAAGCCTTTTTTACCTAGTGGCCAACGTTGGGTAGTTAACGATATAGATTTTGGCAGCAAAACTTGGAGAAGAGATAACTTAGTGCTTAATATTGGAATCGGTTATCCGTTTTAAAAATTTTTGAATGATTGAAGAAAAGAATGGTTGAATGAGTAAACGTACCGGGCGCTAACGCTCCAACGCTCTAACCTTAACACATTTAACCTTACAATTTTACACATGAAAAAAACACCTCAACAAATAAAATCATTTTTAGTACATACCTACCACCTTTTTATAGCGGCAGGCAAAGGTTTTATGGAAGACCGAGTAATGAAACTCAGTGCCGCCTTAGCTTATTACACCATTTTTTCGCTTACGCCGCTCATTATCATTATCATTTCATCAGCTTCGCTTTTTTTGGGCGATAACATGGATCCAAACACCAAGCTCTTTGGTGAAATAAGCGAAATGATTGGAGCAAATGCAGCCAACCAACTCAGAACATTTGTAAACAATGCCAACCTTTCTGGCAAAAGTACCATGGGTTTAATTATTGGCATAGGCACATTAATTATCGGTTCTACCGCCATTTTTATAGAAATACAAGATAGCATTAACCTGATATGGAAAGTTAAAGCCGTGCCTAAAAAAGGTTGGAAAAAATTGATTACCAACCGTCTGCTTTCTTTTTCACTGATAGCATCCTTAGGTTTTCTACTGTTAGTTTCGTTAGTAATTAATAGTGTAGTGGTGGGTATTGGCGGCAAACTAGATGTTTATGCCTCAAAAATCGGTATAGAAGAGGTGTCTGAATGGCTAATGCTTATTGTAACCAATGCTTTAACTTTAGCGGTAGTTACTACCATTTTCGCTATCATTTTTAAGGTATTGCCAGATGTAAATTTAAAATGGAAACCAGCTTTGGTTGGTGCATTGTTTACCGCACTCCTATTTAGTTTGGGCAAGTACGTTATCGGTATCTATATCGAAAAAGGAAACCCAGGATCAGCTTTTGGAGCTGCCAGTTCTATCATTGTAATTTTGGTGTGGATTTACTATACTTCTATCATTTTATACTTTGGTGCAGAGTTTACCCAAGCTTATGCAGAAAAGTTTGATACGGGGATTACACCATCTAAATATGCCGTACACTTAAAAACCATTATAGTAGAGAAAGAGGTTAAAAAGTTACCACCGCAACACCCCGAAGATACCATAGCACCAGAGAAAGAATAAAAAAGAGGCTGTCTCAAATTCGCTCGTCATCTCGAACGCTAGAGAGAGATCTCTTTTTAGAAGTAGCATTTCTAAAAGAGATTTAGCTTCGTTGATTTTCAATTTACTTCGTAGCCCTTTGGTTCTCCTCCTTTGATCGTCGAAATGACGCCGTTATTTTACTGTTCAGACAATCTATTTTTGTGCAATGCACTTATCTATAGCGTTATATAATCCGCTATTTTATCTATCAATTCTTTTTCTGAGTAAGGCTTTAACACCAGCGCATTCATACCAGATGCCAAATACTTATCCCTATCCTCTTCCATCACATTGGCGGTAACACCCAAAATTGGCACGTTTGATTTGCTATTATCTTTTTCGCTCCTAATTAAACGGGTAAGCTCTACACCACCCATTACAGGCATTTGCACATCTGTTAAGATTAGGTCGTAATGGTTTTGCTGAAACAACTGGAAAGCTTCCGCACCATCATAAGCTGTATCGGTAATGATATTATATTTTTTCGCCACGGTTTGCGCCAATAACACATTCATCTTGTTATCATCAACTAATAAAATTCGTTTACCGGCTAAATGAGATATATCGGCTATAACCAAGCTTTTTCGTTTACTGGCACTATCGTAACAAAACTCATAAGGTATCTCAAAAGTAAAGTTAGAACCTTTGTTAATTTTACTGCTCAAACTAATTTTACCTCCCTGCAACTCTACAATTTTTTTACAGATGGCCAAACCTAAACCCGTACCCTTTTGGGTATTTCTAGTGGTAGAGTAGTTTACCTGCGAAAACTCATCAAAAATAACTCCCGCATCTTTCTCCTCAATACCAATACCCGTATCAATTACCTGTACTTTTAATATCGCTTTTTTCTTAGAACTAGCAATTATTTCGGCTTTTAGCGTAACCGATCCATTATTGGTAAATTTAATGGCATTGCTTAACAAATTCATCACTACTTGTTTTAATCGTAACAGAATCGCCTTGTAGCATCGTTTTACTATCAAAGCTTATCTGTTTTTCTAGCAACAAGCCCTTTTTAGAAGCTTGTATGGCTATACTGTTAAACACTTCGTTAATGGCATCTGCCGGAGCAAAAGATACTTTATCAAAATTAATTTTGCCAACTTCGTACTTCGAGAAATCAAGAATATCATTTACAAGATCAAGCAACAATTCTGAAGAAGTTTTAATGGCATCTACTTGCTCTTTTTGCTGTTCAGATAAATTGTCTTGACTAAGCTGTTCAGAAAAACCAATTACAGAATTTAATGGTGTTCTAATCTCGTGGCTCATATTTGCCAAAAACCTGCTTTTAGATTGCGCATATTGCGATACGCGTTGGCCGTAGTCAATTAGTTCGTGTTCGTTTCTATAAATTCGCCATAAGTTGAGCAAAATGATAGTAACTAACATAGACAAAAGCACAAAAATTATCACATAAATTTTATTGATGCTTTTAAAGGTATCGTCCATATCAAAATGGATGTTCTTTTTGGTTTCAGCAACAAAATCTAGCTCTTTATTTTTGAAACTCTGTAGCAAAAAAACAATTTCGTTAATGATACGAGCATTGATGCGCAATATTTCTATTTCATTTTTTTCTAAGGATTTTATTGGCATTATACAAATTGCGGAAATAATTGTTGATGTTCCTCATTTGCATTTTGTTGTAATTTCGGCTAGAGAGAGAAGTATCTAAAGTAATTTCCTTTTTTACCAAAACAGCATTGGTATCCACCTGCCGTTTTTGCCTCGAAAAGGCATCGGCCAGCCTACCTATCAGCCCTTTTTCTTTAATTTCTTGCTTAGGTTTAATGGTATCAATGGTAATCATCGTCTTAAACCTACCTTGGGTAACTTCCATTCCCTTGGTCCAAGTACGCTCTTTAACCGTATCAATACCAGCAGTAGTAAACATTAAACTATCTGTTAGTTGCTTTAAAGCTAAATAAAGTTTTGTCTTAATTTTTTTCTGGTCTACCAGACCTTTAATATTATTTGAATAGTTTTTTGTGTTTTCCTTAATTTTTAAACTATCTAATATGGAAGAAACCTTAATAATTTCTTTAGAGAACTGTTTCATATAGGCTACATTTGCTGTAGCTTCAAATAAACGGCAATTATTATCCGCCTTATATAGTGCTAAGATGCAGGTATCTAAACTAGAATAATCACTTTCTATATTATTAAGCTCGGTTACGCTGTTAGAAAGTACATTAATTTTATCATTTCTGATATAAAAGAAGATAGCTGATATAAAAAGAGCTAAAATTAAGATTACGATAAGTCCATAACGAGAAGAACTCTTTTTGGTGTTGATTGTCATGCGTTAATACAAAAAACATTAAAGCCTTAAAATCTGCTTTAAGATAGGTTAAAAATGTTTACAAATATAATTAAACCTATGGATAAAAAGGCATTACCAACAAAAACCTAAAAAGGCATTGCTTTTTAGGCTATTTCCAATTCTTCTATTTCTTTTTCTTGTCTATCAACCTCATCTTTTTCTATACGCAGGTTTCTGATGATATGTTGTTGCCTATCTGGTGTATTTTTACCCATGTAGTATTCCAACAAGCTCTTAATGGTTTGCTCCTTTAAAATTACTGGATCTAAGCGAATATCTTTTCCAATAAACAAACCAAACTCATCTGGAGAAATTTCTCCCAAACCTTTAAACCTTGTAATTTCTGGCTTTCCACCTAATTTAGAAATGGCATTTTTACGTTCTTCATCGCTATAGCAGTAAATAGTTTCCTTCTTATTTCTAACCCTAAAAAGTGGCGTTTGTAAAATGTAAACATGGCCTGCCTTTACCAAATCTGGGAAAAATTGCAGAAAGAAAGTCATCATCAATAAACGAATGTGCATGCCATCTACGTCGGCATCGGTTGCAATTACAATATTGTTGTAATGCAGGCCTTCTAACCCATCCTCAATATTTAAGGCATGTTGCAAAAGGTTAAACTCTTCGTTTTCGTACACCACTTTTTTGGTTAGCTCGTAACAGTTTAAAGGCTTACCTTTTAAAGAAAATACCGCTTGCGTTTCTACATCTCTCGATTTTGTGATAGATCCCGATGCAGAATCTCCCTCGGTAATAAACAAGGTAGTTTCGTGCCTACGCTCATGGTTAGTGTTAAAATGCACCTTACAATCGCGTAGTTTTTTATTATGCAAGGATGCTTTCTTGGCCCTATCGTTCGCTAGTTTTTTAATACCAGCAATATCTTTGCGCTCACGCTCCGATTGTTTAATTCTGGCCTCAATCGCATCAGCTACTTCTTTGTGCTTGTGCAAATAATCGTCTAACTCTTTTTTCAAGAAATCGTTAACAAAGGTACGTACCGTTTGCCCCTCTGGCGCAATACGTTCTGAACCCAATTTGGTTTTGGTTTGCGACTCAAAAACCGGCTCTTGCACACGTATGGCAATGGCTGCAATAATAGAGGCCCTCACATCTGAAGCATCATAATCTTTGTTATAAAACTCTCTAATAGTTTTTACTACCGCCTCTCTAAATGCCGCTTGGTGTGTACCGCCCTGCGTAGTGTACTGCCCGTTTACAAACGAGTGGTAATCTTCGCCGTATTGCTGGCCGTGGGTCATGGCTACTTCAATGTCATGCCCTTTTAGGTGGATAATTGGGTATCTAATTTCCTCAGGCTTATTCTGTTTCGAAAGTAAGTCGTACAAACCTCTTTCCGAGAAATATTTTTGATTATTGAAATTGATGGTTAAACCCGTATTTAAGAACACATAGTTCCAAATCATGCTTTCTACAAAATCAGGAATGTAACGGTAATTCCTAAAAATAGTTTCATCTGGATAGAAAGTAATCGAAGTACCATTACGTTGTGTGGTATCAATCTCTGGATGTTCTGTAACAATCAATCCTTTACTAAACTCTACTCTTTTAGTTTTACCATCACGGTAACTTTGCACTACAAAATTGGTAGAAAGCGCATTTACAGCCTTGGTACCTACCCCATTCATCCCTACCGATTTTTGGAAGGCGTTGCTATCGTACTTTCCACCAGTATTCATTTTAGAAACGCAATCTATCACTTTACCCAAAGGGATGCCCCTACCGTAATCTCGCACAATTACCCGATGATCGCTTAAACTAATGTCAATAGTTTTACCAGCGCCCATCATAAACTCATCAATAGAGTTATCTACAATTTCTTTCAGCAGTACATAAACCCCATCATCGGGTGCAGAACCATCGCCCAGCTTACCGATATACATGCCCGGCCTACGGCGAATATGTTCTTGCCAATCTAAGGATTTAATACTGTCTTCGTTATAAATTGGTTCTGCCATAACTCTGTTGTGTGTAGATTCTTGATTGAGATGCCAATCAACATTACAAATTTAATCATTTACGGCCGCTTTTTCAGGCTAGATTTCCACATTTACACAAATCTAGCACCTTACATTGTATTTTTTTGAGGATGAAATTGTTCAGCAGCTTTTTATTATTAAATTGGGCTTCTAAACAGCTAGACTGAGATATGCCGTCATGCTGAACTCGTTTCAGCATCAGCTTAACAGATCCTGAAATAAATTCAGGATGACGAAAACCAGAAAACTGGCCAACACAACCTAAACCACTAACAAACTAAAACTCAAATGAACCCAGAGAAAAAGCAACTGTCCCTGTTCGATCTATCTATGATTGTAGTGAGCCTAGTGATAGGCATGGGAATTTTCCGTACCCCTGTAAACGTGGCGGCAAAAGCCCAAATCCCCGAATTGTTTTTCTTAGCGTGGATAGTGGGCGGCTTTGTAGCGCTCTGTGGCGCCCTCACTTATGCCGAAATTGGCTCTCGCTTCCCTGTAACTGGCGGTTATTACAAAATCTTCTCTGTTTGCTACCACCCCTCTATCGCATTTGCCATCAATTGCATTATTGTAGTTAGCAATGCAGCTTCTGTTGCTGGGGTTTCTTTAATTGGTGCCGAATACTTAAATAAAGCACTTTTCCCTGTAGAAATGCAAACTAACGACCATCGTATACTTATTGGTTTAGTAAGCATTATCATCTTCTATACCATTAACCTAATGGGGCTAAGAACCAGTTCCAGAACTCAGAACATCTTAACCATTATTAAACTAGCAATGGTTATTACGCTGATTTGTGCTGTATTTTTTGGCGGACAAACACCACAGCTACCTTCTGTTTTTAGTACAACAAGCGGTTTACCTGCTACCTGGAGCGATTACGGAAAAGCACTGGGCATTTGCTTAATTGCCGTTTCATTTAGCTTTGGTGGCTACCAGCAAACCATCAATTTTGGTGGCGAAGCTAAAGATGCCAAAACCGTTATTCCTCGTTCTATTTTAGTCGGACTTGGAATTATCATCACTTTGTACATGGCTATTAATTACGCCTACGTAAAAGTAATTGGCTTCGAACAGCTAAAATCTGCACAGAGTATCGCTGCAATTTTAGCAGGACAGATATTTGGCCCTACTGGTTTTACCATTCTGTCGGTTCTCATATTTTTATCGGTTTTAGGCTATGTAAATGTGAATTTACTAAGCAATCCAAGAGCCATGTACGCCATGGGAGAAGAGGGTGCACTACCGAAAGTATTTACCCGAAAAACAAAGAAAAATGATGTAATGGTAGTGAGTTTAACGTTATTTACCATTCTCGCCATTATTACCCTGTTTTATGCGCAAACCTTCGATAAGATTTTAAACTATACCATTTTTATGGACGGTGCAGGTATGATTTTCTCTGCGGCAACCATCTTTTACCTG from Pedobacter sp. SL55 includes these protein-coding regions:
- a CDS encoding response regulator, with product MNLLSNAIKFTNNGSVTLKAEIIASSKKKAILKVQVIDTGIGIEEKDAGVIFDEFSQVNYSTTRNTQKGTGLGLAICKKIVELQGGKISLSSKINKGSNFTFEIPYEFCYDSASKRKSLVIADISHLAGKRILLVDDNKMNVLLAQTVAKKYNIITDTAYDGAEAFQLFQQNHYDLILTDVQMPVMGGVELTRLIRSEKDNSKSNVPILGVTANVMEEDRDKYLASGMNALVLKPYSEKELIDKIADYITL
- a CDS encoding translocation/assembly module TamB domain-containing protein; translated protein: MNKYFKKGFKIILWIIASIILLVVLVALSLNIPAVQNFVKDKAISYLKNKTKTEVSLESIKIALPKDVVLNKFYIEDLNKDTLLYAEKLQVDISLFKLLKNTVEINYIDLKGIRANVKRINPDTTFNFSFLVDSFASDQKKPEEEVAKDTTSTLKFSVDKVRFEDIGLTYRDDVAGNNVKFYLGKLETNIKDFDLVNQKYVIKDFIIDNTSLVYLQQKPLTQLVQHLTNSVDSVQKETGKLPTIEVQQFEFNKVKVNYDDQLTTTNAIADVDKLHFNNLIVDLTNGKYTTDNAELANSFIKFAFKPAPSNDLDKVKDTVVVEQSSLALAIKNIDLVNNQLQFDNLGAKPLKSGIDFNHLNINGLNLGAEDVNYSSKGITAKVKNGSMSDKSGFVLNTLRGDAIYNDKQIKLKDLVLKTPHTSIENETDLTFTSLDDLTKNPERVKLAINLKNTTIGLKDATFFSDALPKQYTNQKIKIDAKVDGYLNRLNISKLQISGLKNTQIDVNGKVNNLTDVNKTFLDLNIKKVYLTKGDILAVAPKNTIPASIELPDVIDANGKFTGSMTDFTTNLNVRTDMGGAVLAAKMNGPKGREKYKANISLNNFNVGRLLKQQPTLGRISAKADVAGIGLDAKKINAKFNATVLSAYYNKYNYRNLKLSGNYANQKVAIKGNMPDSNANFDLTASADLAGKYPAVKANLALKQVDLQKLNFSTTEFKLAGNIKANIKTADVDYLNGDVFATGLQLVKEGKKFNVDTIQLNAVSTATANKLVLKSELISATVDGKYQLSKVGNAIINQINKYYEFGEVTKVPPQRIRFTANIYNPKFLQDFVPALTSFAPSRINGLIDTEKDSLLMNAVFPKITYNGINLDSIKLNVGNEAKKLDYKLFINGIQNTSIALFNTEISGSAADNKLDLNVFLRDRQRKDKYVIAGIFQSINKDFRFNLDPEKLLLDYEKWTVAPENYIQFGNSGILAHQFNISQGSQLLSINSTSEEPNSPLKVAFKDFQIETLMKFAETDTTLVGGAINGTVDVKDLASNPKFEANLAINKLRYQKDELGDLKALVNNNTENAFEVDVNLRGVHELSAKGLYYTSPQSNLDLNVNIEKIDLTQIESVSAGQIKEGKGTISGAFTVKGELTKPEILGDLKFNDAGMRIAYINSYFTMPTQEIAFNNQGVRFNNFTLVDSLGKKATVNGTINTNNFSNVGFGLDIRTNNFRVMNSTAADNDMIYGTVYLSSNIRVRGDLNQPDVNMNVTVEKGTKFYYAMPVDDPSVIDQEGIVQFIDADAPPFNGQKDLKADSVSKSPIKGINLVADINVNPEAELNVVVDPANGDMLTIKGDADLNATMDPSGKISMTGRYEVVDGSYNLSVGPLGKKPFKLVKGSTLTWTGEPTEANVNLTALYEVNAAPIDLLNDPSLTTAKTKLPFQVYLYMKGELLKPIISFKIDLPENERGTAVGSQAYTKLQIVNRDENELNKQVFALLALNRFIANNPFQSLAGGGGGVSTLARSSVSKLLTEQLNNLASDLVQGVDLNFGVNSSEDYSTGSLEQKTDLELGISKKLLNDRLTVTVGSSFALEGPQQANQNATNIADNVNVEYALSRDGRYRLRAYRRNQTESVVEGQIIETGLGFSLVVDYNRFKEIFQKRRKRNNVEQRPKNEKTN
- a CDS encoding YihY/virulence factor BrkB family protein, with protein sequence MKKTPQQIKSFLVHTYHLFIAAGKGFMEDRVMKLSAALAYYTIFSLTPLIIIIISSASLFLGDNMDPNTKLFGEISEMIGANAANQLRTFVNNANLSGKSTMGLIIGIGTLIIGSTAIFIEIQDSINLIWKVKAVPKKGWKKLITNRLLSFSLIASLGFLLLVSLVINSVVVGIGGKLDVYASKIGIEEVSEWLMLIVTNALTLAVVTTIFAIIFKVLPDVNLKWKPALVGALFTALLFSLGKYVIGIYIEKGNPGSAFGAASSIIVILVWIYYTSIILYFGAEFTQAYAEKFDTGITPSKYAVHLKTIIVEKEVKKLPPQHPEDTIAPEKE
- a CDS encoding BamA/TamA family outer membrane protein translates to MRKLIKIGAFILACSVFANCSNTRYLKPGQNLYKGAEVKINPDSSSKIDNAKQVKSELEGKTRPRPNKSFLGLKPALFIYNLAGEPKKPKGIRNWLRNKVGEPPVLMSEVKLKYNNDVLKSYLISQGYLQAEVTADTVIKRRRGKAIYTANTGIRYKINQITFPPDTGDLTHVINQNKDKTLLKSGDFYDLDTYKNERIRIDNDLKESGYFYFSPEHLILQVDSTIGKNLVNVNVRIKNTTPDASLKPYTIKNINIYPSYSLRRDSLLRKLEPIKYNDFNIYDDRNTYRSRVFDRLVFFKKGERYNRKDHNQSLNRMVNLGAFRDVRAEFLPIDSFKNNQLDLNIYLTPLKKNSLTFSVLGTNKSNNFIGSELKITQTTRNIFRGAEQLDVSASGGFETQYSGQSKGINSYSLTGEAKLTLPRFIVPFYKPKSTNAFTPKTIVSLGYQLLSRDTVYKLNSFKAQYGYNWKENQFKEHNFNPASVNLVTSNRDTTSLGYKDLIKQNPGLQYTLENQFIIGSNYNFTFTNQMQDKRRHNLYFFGGLETSGNVWGLFTPKNAEGKRELFGTALTQFVRVETDLRNYYKVTPTVIWANRLNLGYGYAYGGSNSLPFVRQFFAGGTNDIRAFRARSLGPGTFKVADDVVFADQGGDIKMMLNSELRFKLVSILHGAAFVDAGNVWLRKEDPDRIGSEFKLKNALDELAVGTGVGLRVDATIFVIRLDGAFPIRKPFLPSGQRWVVNDIDFGSKTWRRDNLVLNIGIGYPF